Within Pseudomonas alloputida, the genomic segment AATGAAAAACGCTGGTCCGCTGCCGGTGTTCAACAGGAGGATTCCTTTGCTGAACCCGTTCATTCCGAACCTCACGTCATTCGACGAGGTGCACGCCCTATGAGTGCACCGAACCCTTCCCTTGCCAATGGCAAGATCCGCATGAACCCCCCGGTGTTCTACTTTGCGGCGAGTTTCATCCTCATCTTTGGCCTGGTAGTCATCTCCAACCCGCAAGCCGCAGGTGACTGGTTGCTGGCAGCGCAGAACTGGGCGGCCAACACGGTCGGCTGGTACTACATGCTGGCGATGACGCTGTACCTGGTCTTCGTGGTGGTCACCGCCTTGTCTGGCTACGGCAAGATCAAACTCGGTGCCGACCACGACGAACCCGAGTTCAGCTACCTGTCGTGGGCCGGCATGCTGTTCGCCGCCGGCATCAGCATCACGTTGTTCTTCTTCTGTGTCTCCGAACCGCTGACCCACATGCTGCAACCGCCGCAAGGCGAAGCCGGCACGGTCGAGGCCGGGCGCCAGGCGATGCAGATTCTGTTCCTGCACTGGGGCCTGCATGGCTGGGGAGTGTTCGCCTTCGTCGGCATGGCATTGGCCTATTTTGCCTACCGGCACAACCTACCGCTGGCCCTGCGTTCGGCGCTGTACCCGCTGATTGGCAAGCGCATCAACGGCCCGATCGGCTATGCGGTGGATGGCTTCGGCATCATCGCCACGGTGTTCGGCCTGGGCGCCGACATGGGCTTTGGGGTGCTGCATCTGAACGCCGGTCTGGACTACCTGTTCGGTATCAGCCACAGCCAGTGGGTGCAGGTGATCCTCATCACCCTGATGATGGGCGCGGCTGTGGCCGTAGCCGTGGCCGGGGTGGAGAAGGGGGTGCGGGTGATGAGCGACATCAACCTGTTCCTGGCCTGTGCGCTGCTGCTGTTCGTGCTGTTCGCCGGGCCTACCCAGCACCTGTTCAACACGCTGATCCAGAACCTGGGCGACTACCTGGGTGCGTTGCCGCGCAAGAGCTTCGACGTGTATGCCTATGGTGAAAACCGTGGCTGGCTGGGCGGCTGGACCGTGTTCTACTGGGCCTGGTGGATTGCCTGGGCGCCGTTCGTGGGCCTGTTCATCGCCCGCATCTCCCGTGGCCGTACCATCCGCGAGTTCGTCTTTGGCGTGCTGCTGATTCCGCTGGGCTTCACCCTGGCGTGGATGTCGATCTTCGGCAACAGCGCCCTGGACCAGGTGATAAATCACGGCATGACCGCACTGGGTCAGTCGGCGTTGGACAACCCATCGATGAGCCTGTACCTGCTGCTGGAAACCTACCCCTGGAGCAAGGCAGTGATCGCCACCACGGTGTTCATCAGCTTCGTGTTCTTCGTCACCTCGGCCGACTCGGGCACCGTGGTGCTGTCGACCTTGTCGGCCAAGGGTGGTGACGCTGATGAAGATGGGCCGAACTGGCTGCGTATCTTTTGGGGGGCGATGACTGCACTGATCACCAGTGCGCTGTTGTTCGCTGGCAGCATCGATTCGCTGAAGTCGGCAGTGGTGCTGACGTCGCTGCCGTTCTCGCTCATTCTGCTGTGCATGATGTGGGGGCTGCACAAGGCGTTCTACCTGGAGTCGCAGCGGCAGATCGCGCAGATGCACTCGCTGGCCCCGTTCGCCCAGTCACGTCGTGGTCGTGGCGGCTGGCGCCAGCGCCTGAGCCAGGCAGTGCACTTCCCGTCGCGTGATGAGGTGTACCGCTTCATGGATGATGTGGTGCGCCCGGCGATTGCCGATGTGCGTGAAGTGTTCGAGCAGAAAGGCCTGGTACTGATTACCCAGGACGACCCTAGCCATGACAACGTCAGCCTGAAGATCGGCCATGGCGAGGAACAGCCGTTCATTTACCAGGTGCAGATGCGTGGCTATTTCACACCATCGTTCGCCTTGGGGGGGCTGGGTACGCAGGAGTTGAAGAACCGCCGCTATTACCGGGCGGAGGTGCACCTGAGCGAAGGCAGCCAGAACTATGACCTGGTGGGCTACAGCAAGGAGCAGATCATCAACGACATCCTCGACCAGTACGAGCGGCACATGCAGTACCTGCACCTGGTCCGCTGACCAAGCTCTCCTGTCCTGGCCTCTTCGCGGGCTTGCCCGCGAAGAGGCCAGACAGGCAACCGCTAGAAAGGTGCATCCCCAAGGATGGTCGCCCGGTGCATCACCCGCCGGTTCGGTCGGTAATCATCCACCGCAAAATGCTGGGTCACGCGGTTGTCCCAGAACGCCACGTCATTCTCCTGCCAACGCCAGCGAATGCTGAACTCCGGTCGCGTCGCATGGGCGAACAGCAGCCTCAGCAGCGCATCGCTTTCCAGTTCGCTCAGTTCATTGATGCGTGTAGTGAATCCTTCATTGACGAACAACGCCTTGCGCCCGCTCACCGGATGCGTGCGCACCACCGGGTGCGACAGCGGCGGGTTGTTGCGCCGGGTAGCCTCCCAGCGCGCCAGGTCTTGCGGCGTGGTGCCAAAGCGCTCCAGCGGGAACGACTTGGTGAAGTCGTGGGTAGCGGTCAGCCCGTCCAGCATTTCACGCAGCGGCGCCGACAAGGCCTCGAAGGCCGCAATGCCGCTGGCCCAAAGGGTATCGCCACCGTAAGCAGGCAATTGCTTGGCGCTGAGTACCGCGCCCAGTGCCGGGGTCGGCAAAAAGGTCACGTCGGTGTGCCACACGGCGTTGTCGCGCACATCGGTAACCGCCGTGTCGAGCACAAGCACCTGTGGGGTGTCTGGCACGTTGGGGTAAATCGGGTGGATGTGCAGGTCGCCGAAGCGTGCGGCAAAGCGCGCCTGCTGTTCCGGGTTGATCGGCTGGTCGCGGAGGAACAGCACCTGGTGCTGGAGCAGTGCCTGTTCGATGGCATCGCGCTCTTCTGCGCTGATATCGCGGCTGATGTCCACGCCGCTGATCTGGGCGCCGAGTGCTGGGCTTAGGGGAGTGATGGTCAGGCTCATGTCGGTCTCTTCAATCGGGCGCCAGTGTGCTGGCGTGGACAATGGAGTTCAGTGAATCTGCCCATGCCAGGGCACCAGCTTGCGTTGCAGGGCACGCAGGCTCATTTCCAGAGCGAAGGCGATCAGGGCGATCAGCAGGATGCCCAGCACCACCACGTCGGTGACCAGAAACTGCGCCGCCGACTGCACCATGAAGCCCAGGCCGCTGGTGGCGGCGATCAGTTCGGCGGCCACCAGGGTCGACCAGCCGACCCCCAGGCCAATGCGGATGCCGGTAAGGATGTCAGGCAAAGCACTGGGCAAAATGACGTGGCGGATCAGTTGGGCCTTGGTTGCACCCAGCGACTGCGCCGCCCGCAGCTTGGCCGGGTCTACCGTGCGCACACCGGTGGCTGTGGCAATGGCGATGGGGGCGAAGATTGCCAGGTAGATCAGCAGCACTTTCGACAGCTCGCCGATACCGCACCAGATGACGATCAGTGGCAGGTAGGCCAGCGGCGGGATGGGCCGGTAGAACTCGATCAGCGGGTCGAGAATGCCGCGGGCCACGCGGTTGTAGCCGATGGCGATGCCGACTGGTATTGCGGTCAGGGTCGCAGCCACCAGCGCCAGGCCGATGCGGCCCAGGCTTGCGCTCAGGTGCTGCCACAGGCTGGCATCCATGTAGCCTTGGGTCAGCAATGTCCATGCCTTGGCCAGGATGTCGCCGGGCGAGGGCAGGAACAGGGGCTCTACCCAGCCGGCGGCCGTCACCAGCCACCAGACCATTAGCAGGCTGGCCAGGGTCAGGGTGCTGATCCAGCGGGTGGACAGCGGGCGGCGTAGCGTGGCGGCTGGCCGGATTTGGGTGTTGTGTTTGCCGGCGACCGGCAGGTCCAGGCTGCTCATGCGCGCTCCTGCAGGCTTTGGCGTTGGGAAAACACCCGCGCCAGCACATGCTCGCGGGTTTCGATGAAGGCTGGATCGGACTTGATGGCCCGGGCCGATTCGCCAGCGGCATAGCGCTGGCCGAAGTTCAGCTGCAGGCGTTCCACTACGCGTCCCGGGTTGGGCGCCAGCAGTACCAGTTCGCTGGCGAGGAACACCGCTTCTTCGATGTCGTGGGTAATCAGGAACACCGGCTTGGCGGTGCGTTGCCAGACTTGCAATAGCAGCTCTTGCATTTGCTCACGGGTAAAGGCATCGAGGGCACCGAACGGTTCATCCATCAGCAGTACCCGAGGGTCAGCCGCCAGCGCCCGGGCAAGGCCCACCCGCTGCTTCTGGCCACCGGACAATTGCCAGATGCGCCGTTCGCCGAAGCCATCGAGGTCGACCAGGGTGAGCATTTCGCGGGCCTTGGCCTCACGCTGGGCGCGGGGCACGCCGGCCAGTTCGAGGCCGAAGGCGACATTGCCCAGCACGTTCTGCCATGGCAGCAGGGCATCGTCCTGGAACACCACGCCGCGTTCTGCACCGGGGCCCTGCACCGGCACACCATCGAGGGTGATGTGACCGCCACTGGGGGCGACGAAGCCGGCGATGAGGTTGAGCAGTGAGGTCTTGCCGCTGCCGGAAGGCCCCAGGGCCACCAGCAGTTGGCGTGGTCCCAGGCTCAGGTTGATATCGGCCAGCACCGGGGTGCTGGCGCCTGGGTACTGTGCGCTGATGCGCTCCAGCTCGAGCAAGGCCATGACGGGCTCCGGATCAGTTTGGAAGGAACTTGGCGCTGACGTACGGCGAGTAGTCCGGCAGCACTGCTTCGACTTTGCCTTGCTGCTTGAGGAAGTTGGCGGTGTCCGTCAGCGCCTGGGTGGTCGGCGCGCCCAGGGCGTTGGCCTGGTCAGCGGCCAGCGGGTAGACGTTGCCCTCCAGCAGCACCGGGATGTCGCTGGCCTTGGCACCGGACAGCTTCACCAGCTTGTCTACGTTGCCCTTGTCGGCCAGCCAGGCTTTCGGGTCCTTGCGGTAGTCGGCGTAGGCATCGAGGGTGACTTTGGCAAAGGCCTTGACCACATCGGGGTGTTTCTCGGCGAAGTCCTTGCGCACGATCCAGGCATCGAAGGTAGGCGCGCCTTTCTGGGCCAGTTCGCCGGAGGTGATCAGGACCTTGCCGTTTTCCTTGGCCACGCCCAGGGCCGGGTCCCACACGTAGGTCGCATCGATGTCGCCGCGCTTCCAGGCGGCAATGATGGCCGGCGGCGCCAGGTTGAGAATCTGTACCTTGGAAGGGTCGATATTCCAGCTTTTCAGTGCGGCAAGCAGGCTGTAATGCCCGGTGGACACGAACGGGACGGCGACCTTCTTGCCGATCAGGTCTTGCGGCGACTTGATGCTGTCACGGGCCACCAACGCTTCACCCGCGCCAATCTGGGTGGCGATGAGGAAGGTTTCAACCGGCAGCTTGCGGGTGGCGGCAGCGGCCAGCGGGCTGGAGCCCAAGTAGCCGATCTGCACGTCGCCGCTGGCCACGGCAGTGATCACGTCTGCGCCGTTATCAAATTTGCGCCAGTCGATGCTGGCCTTGCTGGCTTTTTCGTAGTCGCCATCGACCTGCGCCACTTTGGCCGGGTCGACAGTGGTCTGGTAGGCCACTGTCAGGTCGGCTGCCTGGGCCAACCAGCTGGTGCTGGCGAGGGTCAGGGCGGCGAACAGGCGCAGCGGAGCGTGCGGGATCATGGTTGAACCTCTCGTCAGGCAAGTCGTGTTGGATAACGAGAAGGCTAAATGATCTAAGAAAATTAAAATAAATAACTTTTTTGCATTAGCTTAGGGGCCAAACGCTTTAAAGCCATGACCCGTGACGAAGCCAGAGGTGCTTGCAAGACCCTATAGAACGATTTGGCATTAGGTTATGAGCAAACGTTTGCAAATAACCAAAAGGTATTAAAATCTTCTCTGCTACAACGGATGGCAGTAAAGGTTTCTAATATATTCCTTAAAAGTCTTACAAATTCATAAAACAGTCATTTTGGATTTATAGGATTGTCATTATCCTGTAGCGCAGGTGGCGTCTTAGACCAAAGTCGCGAAACGTTTAGAAACGATTGACTTAACGGTCACGCTTTGGGACTAAATCGCCCATCCCGGTGAGCGGGGCATCAGACCCCTCCGCCAGAGATACACAAAAATTAGAACGTAGAGGAGCAAAACATGTACAAGTCCAGCCTGGCTCTGGCCGTGGCACTGGGGGTTCTCGCCCAACAAGCAGGCGCTGCCGGTTTCGTTGAGGACAGCAAGCTGTCGCTCAGCTCGCGCACCATGTACTTCAACGATGACAACCGCGAAAGCGGTATTGACCAGAAAGAAAGTGGTCAGGGTTTCAAGCTCGACTACCTGTCTGGCTTCACTCAAGGCACCGTAGGTTTTGGTGTTGATGTTCAAGCGCTGTGGGGCATTCACCTGGATGGTGGCCGTGGTAGCCGTCCAGATGCCAACAACACGTTCTTCCCGAGTGACTCCGATGGTTCGGCAGTCCACGACTGGGCACGCATTGGTGGTAACGCCAAGGCTCGCTTCTCCAAAACCGAGGTCCACTACGGTAGCGCCCTGGCGCCTATGCTGCCGATCCTGGTCTCCAACGATGGCCGTCTGCTTCCGCAGACCTTCGAGGGTGGCACCCTCCAGTCGAAGGAAATCGACAACCTGACCATCAACGCGGGTCAACTGACCCACGCCATGGGTCGTGCTTCGAGCAACCGTACCGGTCTCTCCGTTTCCGGCGCCTTCCGCGACAGCAACAAGTTCCAGTTCGCCGGCGGTGATTACAAGCTCACCCCAGACCTGACTCTGCAGTACTACTACTCGAACCTGGAAGACTTCTACAAGCAGCACTTCCTGGGTGCGACCCACGTATTCAAGATTGCCGACAACCAGTCGTTCAAGACTGACCTGCGCTACTTCGACAGCAGCAGCGACGGCAAGAATGGCCAGACTGGCTATGCCTTCGACAACAACGGTGGCTACGCGAAGAACTCGGGCGAGGTCGACAACAAGACCTGGAGCGCCATGTTCACCTACACCCTGGGTGGCCATGCGCTGATGCTCGGTCACCAGCAAGTGGGTGATGATGGTGGTTTCGTCTGGCTGAACCAAGGTAGCGTCCGTAAAGACGGCTCCACTTCCTCTCTGGAAGGTAACGGCGGCGCGAGCTTCTACCTGTTCACCGATAGCATGATCAACCAGTTTGCCCGCGCCGGTGAGAATACAACCTTTGGTCAGTACTCCTATGACTTTGCGGCTCTGGGTGTTCCAGGCCTGAAGGCTTCGGTGTCCTACCTGCGTGGTGATGATGTTCGCAACAGGTCGGGTGACGGCACCTACAACGAATGGGAACGTGACGCCCGCGTCGACTACACCCTTCAGGAAGGCACTCTCAAAGGCCTGGGCTTCAGCCTGCGTCAAGGTGTCTACCGTGGTAGCGGCGAAAGCGCCCTGGACAAAGACCAGACTCGCTTCATCGTGAACTACACTTACAACTTCCTGTAAGCCGTAGCTGAAAAAGAAGCCTCGCCTGATGCGAGGCTTTTTTGTGTGCGCCAGGCATGGCGCGTTGCGCGTAAGCGCAACCCGCTTGGTTGTGGTGGCCAAGTGGGTGACTTGGAGGTGAAAGTCCTCTACACACCCGGCAAGGGGAAGTGTTAGCCGGAGGCAAGGGTGTCGCGGGTGACCGCGAATCTGAAGGAAGCCCGAGGCAAAATGCTGGCCTGACGAACAGGAAGCGGATAGAGGCGGCACAGCGGGGTGAGGTGGCACAAATCGCCAAAGCCCAATACTTGCACGGAACGCTGTGACGTAGATCCGACAGGCATAAGCAGGAAGGTCGCGCGAATTACCCTGGGAGATCTGTACGCTTGCCACTGTGCTACCGCGCGTCGAAAGGCGACGGGACGAGCGTGCAGAAGTCAGCCGAAGCCGTAGTAAGTGGCGGTTAACCGCGCCACCAAGGGCCGAACAGGTTATGCCGCCAGTAGGCGTCGCCGTCTCGTTGGTAACCGTAATGCAGAAATTTCCCACAGCGGAAACTGTCATCCCGAATCCCGGCCAGAAGCCGAGGGTGATGCCTGACAGTGCAAAGGTGCCGGCGGCGTCAGCGACGTGGACGAACGCGGAGCCGGACACGCTGATGGAGCGGGTGCTTGCACCGGCCAACCTCAGGCGTGCGTATCAACGCGTGGTTAGCAACAAGGGGGCTCCGGGTGCCGATGGCATGACGGTCGCTGACTTGGCGGGCTACGTGAAACAGTATTGGCCAACCCTCAAGGCCAGGTTGCTGGCCGGTGAATACCATCCCCAAGCAGTGCGAGCGGTTGAAATTCCCAAGCCGCAGGGCGGCACACGGCAACTGGGTATCCCCAGCGTCGTGGATCGCCTGATCCAGCAAGCACTGCAGCAGCAGCTCACACCTATCTTCGACCCACTGTTCTCGGACTACAGCTATGGTTTTCGTCCGGGCAGAAGTACGCATCAAGCCATCGAGATGGCCCGTGCTCATGTGACAGCGGGACACCGCTGGTGCGTGGAACTCGATCTGGAGAAGTTTTTCGATCGGGTCAATCACGACATCCTCATGGCCTGCATCGAACGTCGGATCAAAGACAAGTGCGTACTCAGGCTTATTCGCCGCTACCTTGAAGCCGGGATCATGTCGGGCGGTGTCGTCAGCCCACGGCAGGAGGGGACGCCGCAAGGCGGCCCGCTTTCGCCGTTGCTGTCGAATATCCTGCTCGACGAACTCGACCGCGAGCTGGAGCGGCGGGGCCATCGCTTCGTACGTTATGCCGATGATGCGAACATCTATGTACGCAGTCCCCGGGCCGGCGAACGGGTGTTGGTCAGCGTCGAGCGCTTCCTGAGAGAACGTCTGAAGCTGACGGTGAACAGGAAGAAAAGCCAAGTGGCAAGGGCGTGGAAGTGCGACTACCTAGGCTATGGGATGAGCTGGCACCAGCAGCCAAGGCTGCGCGTGGCAAGGATGAGCCTAGACCGCTTACGCGACCGGCTCAGAATGCTGCTGCGCAGCGTACGGGCTCGCAAAATGGCGACTGTCATCGAGCGGATCAACCCCGTCCTGAGAGGCTGGGCTAGCTACTTCAAGCTCAGCCAGAGCAAGCGGCCGCTTGAGGAACTGGATGGTTGGGTCAGGCACAAACTCCGCTGCGTCATCTGGCGTCAATGGAAGCAGCCTCCCACGAGGCTGAGAAACTTGATGCGCCTGGGGTTGAGCGAGGAGCGTGCCAACAAGTCAGCCTTCAATGGCCGAGGTCCATGGTGGAATTCGGGAGCGCAACATATGAACTACGCGCTGCCAAAGAAACTGTGGGACCGGCTCGGGCTGGTCTCGATACTGGATACGATTAACCGGCTTAGCCGCGTAACCTGAACCGCCGTGTACGGAACCGTACGCACGGTGGTGTGAGAGGACGGCGGGTGTGAATCCGCCTCCTACTCGATGCCTGCAGATTTATATGTATTTTGGTTATAAATAAATTGTTATTTATTCTTTTTGTTTTTAATCGATTGCAGGCACATTGAACCCATACGGTACAGAACCCAGCCCAGGAGCCGCAGCCCATGAGCCTCAAACTCGGCGATATCGCCCCCGATTTCGAACAGGATTCCAGCGAAGGCAAGATCCGCTTCCACGAGTGGCTGGGCAACAGCTGGGGGGTGTTGTTCTCCCACCCGGCCGACTTCACCCCGGTGTGCACCACCGAGTTGGGCCTGACCGCCAAGCTGAAGGACGAGTTTGCCAAGCGCGGGGTCAAGGCCATCGCCCTGTCGGTGGACCCGGTCGACTCGCATCACAAGTGGATCGATGACATCAACGAAACACAGAATACCGTGGTCAACTTCCCGATCATTGCTGACGCTGACCGCAAGGTGTCCGACCTTTACGACCTGATCCACCCGAACGCCAGCGACACCCTGACCGTGCGCTCGCTGTTCATCATCGACCCGAATAAAAAGGTGCGCCTGACCATTACCTACCCGGCCAGTACCGGGCGCAACTTCAACGAAATTCTGCGGGTGATCGACTCGCTGCAGCTGACCGACAACCACAAGGTCGCCACACCCGGTAACTGGCAGGACGGCGACGAAGTGGTGATCGTGCCTTCACTCAAAGATGAGGAGGAGATCAAGCAGCGCTTCCCCAAAGGTTACCGGGCGGTCAAACCCTATCTGCGCCTGACCCCTCAACCCAATCGTTAATGGATTCCTCGTTGCATTGCTCTTAGCCAAGCAGGGATTTTCGGGCCGTTTCGACGGCCCTTTTTTATGCCTGCAAAAAACCTGTGGGAGCGGGCGCGCCCGCGAAGAGGCCCTCGTGGATAAAGACGATAATGGAATAAACAAATGAAAAAATATGATTTCTAGATATATGTAGCAGCTGTTAATGTCACCTCCAACAGAACACAAGGAAGCGCAGCAATGCTGGTCGTCTCAATCGGTGGTAGCCCAAGTCTCCGTTCACGCTCCGGCGTGCTGCTCGAGCGTTCGCGCCAGTGGCTGCAGGATCGCGGCGTTGAAGTGGTGACGTTCCAGGTGCGTGACTTTCCCGCCGAAGACCTGCTGCATGCCCGTTTCGACAGCCCGCATGTGCAACACTTTCAACAGCTGGTGGCCCAGGCTGATGGCCTGATCGTCTCCACCCCGGTGTACAAGGCTTCGTTTTCCGGTGCCCTGAAAACCTTGCTTGACCTGCTGCCCGAGCGCGCCCTGGCCCACAAGATCGTGTTGCCCATCGCCACTGGCGGCAGCATCGCCCACATGCTGGCGGTGGATTACGCATTGAAGCCGGTGCTGTCGGCACTCAAGGCACAAGAGACCCTGCAAGGGATCTTTGCCGACGACAGCCAGGTGGCTTACGCAGAAGGCACAAAGCCCGCGCAGTTGGTACAGGCGCTGGAAGAACGCCTGCACGACTCGCTGGAAACCTTCCACGTTGCCCTGGCCCGTCGGCCGCGCCCCGTGGCCCCCGGCGTATTGAACGAACGTCTGATCAGCGCTCGCTGGAGCATCTGAACGGCATTACCCGCTTCACCACCTTACTCGCCCGTTAACGAGGCAAGCAGGTGCAACCCGAACCCCATTCGCACAGGAGAGCGCCATGCGCACAGTCTTCTTGCGTCGTGGTCTGGTCGCCCTGTTTGCGGCGGCTGTGTCCTTCGGCGCCATTACCCAAGCCCAGGCCGAGAGCCTGCGTATCGGTTACCAGAAATACGGCACCTTGGTGCTGCTCAAGGCCAAGGGCACGCTGGAGAAGCGTCTGGCCGAGCAGGGAGTACAGGTGCAATGGACCGAATTCCCCGGCGGCCCGCAGCTGCTTGAAGGGCTGAACGTCGGTTCCATCGATTTCGGCGTAACCGGCGAGACCCCTCCTGTGTTCGCTCAGGCCGCTGGCGCCGACCTGCTCTACGTGGCCTACGAGCCGCCAGCGCCGCACAGCGAAGCTATCCTGGTGCCCAAGGGCTCGCCGATCCAGTCGGTGAAGGACCTCAAGGGTAAAAAGGTCGTCCTCAACAAAGGCTCCAACGTGCACTACCTGCTGGTCCGCGCCCTGGAAGACGCCGGCCTCAAGTACAGCGACATCCAGCCTGTCTACCTGCCGCCGGCCGACGCCCGCGCCGCCTTCGAGCGCGGCAGCGTGGATGCCTGGGTGATCTGGGACCCCTACCAGGCCGCCGCCGAGCAGCAGCTGCAAGCGCGCACCCTGCGTGACGGCAAGGGCCTGGTCGACAACCACCAGTTCTACCTCGCCACCCGCAACTATGCGACACAGCACCCAGCGGTGATCAACACCGTGATCGAGGAAGTGCGCGCTGTGGGTGAGTGGTCCCAGGCCAACCCGCAGGAAGTGACCGACCAGGTTGCCCCGCTGCTCGGCCTGCCTGCCGGCATCACCCTGACCTCGGTCAAACGCCAAGGCTACGGCGCTGCGCCGCTGACCCCAGAGGTGGTGGCCGCGCAACAGAAGATCGCCGACACCTTCCAGGCGCTCAAGCTGATACCCAAGCCGCTGAGCATCAAGGACGTGATCTGGACACCCCCTGCCAAAGTCGCTAGCGCGCCTTGATTGACTGCCAGTGCCGGGGCGCCGCCCCGGCTAGAGCCACCCTTGAGGAGACGACTCCAATGAGCCTTAACATTTTCTGGTTCCTCCCCACCCACGGTGACGGCAAGTACCTGGGCACTTCCGAAGGCGCACGTGCGGTCGACCACGGTTACCTGCAGCAGATCGCGCAGGCTGCTGACCGCCTTGGTTTTGGTGGGGTGCTGATCCCGACCGGGCGTTCCTGCGAGGACTCCTGGCTGGTGGCCGCGTCGCTGATCCCCGTGACCCAGCGCCTGAAGTTCCTTGTAGCCCTGCGCCCGGGCATCATTTCGCCGACCGTGGCAGCACGCCAGGCGGCCACCCTCGATCGCTTGTCCAATGGCCGTGCGCTATTCAACCTGGTGACCGGTGGTGATCCGGACGAGCTGGCGGGTGATGGCCTGCACCTGAACCACCAGGAGCGCTACGAAGCTTCGGTCGAGTTCACCCGTATCTGGCGCAAGGTGCTGGAAGGCGAAAACGTCGATTACGACGGTAAGCACATCCAGGTAAAGGGCGCCAAGCTGCTCTACCCACCGATTCAGCAACCACGCCCACCGCTGTATTTCGGCGGCTCGTCCGAGGCCGCCCAGGACCTGGCGGCCGAACAGGTCGAGCTGTACCTGACCTGGGGCGAGCCACCGGCAGCTGTTGCCGAGAAGATCGCACAGGTGCGCGAAAAAGCGGCTGCTCAAGGGCGCGAAGTACGCTTCGGTATCCGCCTGCACGTGATCGTGCGGGAAACCAACGAAGAGGCTTGGGCCGCCGCCGAGCGCCTGATCTCGCACCTGGACGATGACACCATCTCCCGCGCCCAGGCCTCACTGGCGCGTTTCGACTCGGTGGGCCAGCAACGCATGGCCGCCCTGCACGGCGGCAACCGCGACAACCTGGAAGTCAGCCCCAACCTGTGGGCAGGTGTTGGCCTGGTACGGGGCGGCGCGGGTACCGCGCTGGTGGGCGACGGCCCTACCGTGGCAGCACGCGTCAAGGAATATGCCGACTTGGGCATCGATACCTTCATCTTCTCGGGTTATCCACACCTGGAAGAGTCTTACCGCGTGGCGGAGCTGCTGTTCCCGCACCTGGATG encodes:
- a CDS encoding peroxiredoxin, whose protein sequence is MSLKLGDIAPDFEQDSSEGKIRFHEWLGNSWGVLFSHPADFTPVCTTELGLTAKLKDEFAKRGVKAIALSVDPVDSHHKWIDDINETQNTVVNFPIIADADRKVSDLYDLIHPNASDTLTVRSLFIIDPNKKVRLTITYPASTGRNFNEILRVIDSLQLTDNHKVATPGNWQDGDEVVIVPSLKDEEEIKQRFPKGYRAVKPYLRLTPQPNR
- the ssuE gene encoding NADPH-dependent FMN reductase, whose protein sequence is MLVVSIGGSPSLRSRSGVLLERSRQWLQDRGVEVVTFQVRDFPAEDLLHARFDSPHVQHFQQLVAQADGLIVSTPVYKASFSGALKTLLDLLPERALAHKIVLPIATGGSIAHMLAVDYALKPVLSALKAQETLQGIFADDSQVAYAEGTKPAQLVQALEERLHDSLETFHVALARRPRPVAPGVLNERLISARWSI
- a CDS encoding sulfonate ABC transporter substrate-binding protein, with translation MRTVFLRRGLVALFAAAVSFGAITQAQAESLRIGYQKYGTLVLLKAKGTLEKRLAEQGVQVQWTEFPGGPQLLEGLNVGSIDFGVTGETPPVFAQAAGADLLYVAYEPPAPHSEAILVPKGSPIQSVKDLKGKKVVLNKGSNVHYLLVRALEDAGLKYSDIQPVYLPPADARAAFERGSVDAWVIWDPYQAAAEQQLQARTLRDGKGLVDNHQFYLATRNYATQHPAVINTVIEEVRAVGEWSQANPQEVTDQVAPLLGLPAGITLTSVKRQGYGAAPLTPEVVAAQQKIADTFQALKLIPKPLSIKDVIWTPPAKVASAP
- the ssuD gene encoding FMNH2-dependent alkanesulfonate monooxygenase, coding for MSLNIFWFLPTHGDGKYLGTSEGARAVDHGYLQQIAQAADRLGFGGVLIPTGRSCEDSWLVAASLIPVTQRLKFLVALRPGIISPTVAARQAATLDRLSNGRALFNLVTGGDPDELAGDGLHLNHQERYEASVEFTRIWRKVLEGENVDYDGKHIQVKGAKLLYPPIQQPRPPLYFGGSSEAAQDLAAEQVELYLTWGEPPAAVAEKIAQVREKAAAQGREVRFGIRLHVIVRETNEEAWAAAERLISHLDDDTISRAQASLARFDSVGQQRMAALHGGNRDNLEVSPNLWAGVGLVRGGAGTALVGDGPTVAARVKEYADLGIDTFIFSGYPHLEESYRVAELLFPHLDVQRPEQPKAGGYVSPFGEMVANDILPKSVSQS
- the ltrA gene encoding group II intron reverse transcriptase/maturase, with the translated sequence MPPVGVAVSLVTVMQKFPTAETVIPNPGQKPRVMPDSAKVPAASATWTNAEPDTLMERVLAPANLRRAYQRVVSNKGAPGADGMTVADLAGYVKQYWPTLKARLLAGEYHPQAVRAVEIPKPQGGTRQLGIPSVVDRLIQQALQQQLTPIFDPLFSDYSYGFRPGRSTHQAIEMARAHVTAGHRWCVELDLEKFFDRVNHDILMACIERRIKDKCVLRLIRRYLEAGIMSGGVVSPRQEGTPQGGPLSPLLSNILLDELDRELERRGHRFVRYADDANIYVRSPRAGERVLVSVERFLRERLKLTVNRKKSQVARAWKCDYLGYGMSWHQQPRLRVARMSLDRLRDRLRMLLRSVRARKMATVIERINPVLRGWASYFKLSQSKRPLEELDGWVRHKLRCVIWRQWKQPPTRLRNLMRLGLSEERANKSAFNGRGPWWNSGAQHMNYALPKKLWDRLGLVSILDTINRLSRVT